A window of Macrococcus sp. 19Msa1099 genomic DNA:
TTCTAATACTTTTCTTTGAATGAGCAGGAAGACCGATAATAGAACGAGTTTGACAGCGAGTGATGAGTCTCCAGTTATATATGCATAGAGCGCCCATGGAATAGTCACACCTGTAGCACCGAGTATGGGCAGCAAATCGACGAGGCAAATGATAAAGCTTAATACGAGTGCATTTTTTGGTGTGATAAATAACAGTCCGATAAAGGTGAAGAACCAGGTGATTCCGGATAATATAAAAGCCGCACGCAGCATACCAAATACGGATGAGGATACTCTTTTCCATATATACATCGCTTTTTCATAAGTTTTATCGTACGTATGCTTTCTGATAAAGGCATGCATATTCGGTATTTCCAGCATAAATAAAAATAAGGCGACTAAAAACACAAGTCCAGAAATAAAAGTTTCTGGTAAGCTTGCAACTAAATTAGTGATACGTTCAGCGTTAAAATAGTTTAATATTGCATCTCTTAGATTAAATAGAAATTTCTGAGTTTCATCAAATAATGCATTGGAAACACTTTCTGGAATCATCTTAGCAAGTCGTGCTTCAAATTGTGTCCATGCATCTAATATATTGTTCATCTTGTCTGGCAAGTCTTTTGAAAACTGAATAATATGCTGGATAAGCTTCGTTAAGAATAAATACATAAATAATAGGATAAACGACAGGATAGAAGTATAAACAATCGTTACGCTCCATTTTCGGCTCCTCACCTTTTGCTCCAGCAACTTTACAAAGGGCTCTATCATAAGCGCCAGAATAAGTGCGACGATAAGCGGAATGGATATCGGAACGATAAAGTAGAAGAAGAGCAGTGCGATGACCGCAATTGCTAAGAATGCGATATTTCTTTTTGTTATTAGTCGTTTGAACATTGCATCACCTCATATAATAAACAACCGAATGAAACATAGAAAATTATGCATCACTCGGCTATACTTAATATTATTTTTGAATTGCTACGATATCATTAAATACTTTATTGATTGTTCGTTTGCAATGGTCCACAAGCTTATCTGAGAAGTATTCATCTTCTCCGTATTCAATACCTGTTGGATAATAATGTTTACCTAAATAAGGGTCCATCATCTGAAGTTTGGCATCACGTGCTCCAACATCCCCTTCAACTGCGTAACCAGGAATACGTAGGTAGTAGATTCCTTCATCAAGTTCGTATTTTAAGTCGTAGGTTACACGTTCGTAATCCCAATGCCCGCCAAGAACAAAGCCATGCTTATTCATTACGTGCTGGATTAATGATTGATCAGCAACGATTGATTCAATGCCTGAATTTGCGAATACCATATTATAGTTCCTCCCTAAGTCATTCTACTTTTAATTTTATGATAAAATCATACTTTCTGCAATCGAATATTCATTTGATTTTAAATAATGTTAAAATAGTTATAGAATAAAGGAAGATTGTCAGGAATTGAGGTGTATTTTTGAAAAGTATATTGATAAAGTTATTATTTATATTACTTGGCTCGATATTTTTATTTTATCTGTTCTATTCGCCGTCGAGCAAGTTTGATATATTAGAAAATCCAGCAAAGGATAAAGTTTCGCATAAACAAATTGAAAAAAAAATAACGCATTCAGTAAAGCAACCTGCTTTAACTGAGGGGATCGGTCAGTATATCGGTAAACCTATCGATGTAATGACGAATAAATTTGGTTATCCGAATCGTATCTATAGTTCGAACTTCAGTTACAGAAATTTTGTTTATAAATTGAAGGATGCCTATTATATTGTTGGAGTGAAAGACAACCGCATCAAGATGATCTATGCGACAGGCAAGGATGCAGATGTTGCACCGTATGAAATATTAAGTCCTTCCGGCAAAATGTTCGATGGTAGCAATATTGTATCAGAACCTATTATTTCTACGCAGGATGGAGATTATCAGTTCCAGTTATCTGAGGCTGACATAAAGACGCAGGCACTTGTGGAATATGAAGGGCTCTTTATGCAGGTCTTTATCGATAGGTTTACAGGTAAAATAATGGCGGTGAGATATCTTTCTCCGGATACATTAGTAGAAATGCAGCCCTATGCAATGAGTTATAATGGAAAGACGATAGAGAAGAAGCTCAAGGACGAAGTGCATCGAATAGAAGAAATTGCTATTAACAGTAATGAGGTCCTTACGATGTTTGAACTGACAAACACAATGCGTGAACTGAATGCACTTGAACCTCTAGATACGAATGAAATTATCAATCATACTGCTCAGTTTCAAGTAGCTAAGCTCAGCAATGAGAAGCAGCAGGTCACATCGGTAGAAGACGAGATCGGCTCTAAACTCAGTGCCGAAGGAATCGATTATCATCATCTGTCTCAAAACATCGCCTATAACTTTGAAGATGTACCAGGTGTTATCAATAGCTGGATGAATTCAGTGGAACATCGTAACAATCTATTGAATAAAAACATCAACGCGATGGGTGGAGGCATTTCAGGGAGCTATAACTCACTTATATTTTTAGAGGATTTATCATTGAAAGAAGATTAGGAAGTGAAGTCTTGTTATATACAGAAGAAATATTTGAATGTATTGAAAGTGCTGAACACATCAATACGATGTTAAAGCACAGTAGCGCCTATCATGAATACCGTGATAGCTATATAGAAATTGCACAAAATAAAGAGGTGCAGCAGCTGAAACGTGATTTTCTGAAAATAAAAATACAATATGAGGAAGTTCAACGATTTGGCAGGTATCATCCAGACTATACGAAGATTATGATGGAGACAAGAAAGCGTAAGAAGGCATATGATATGCATCCACTTGTAGTCCTGTTTAAACAGAAGGAAACGCAATTGCAGCAGTTACTAGATGAGATTATTACCATCGTGGCACATGCGATTTCAAATGAAGTAAAGGTTGAAAGAGGGAATCCGTTTTTTGTAGATCATGTTTGCAGTTCGGGGTGTGGCTGTAGTTAGGAGGATATATGAAAGAGGATAAGTTGATTCAAAAATGGATAAGAAAGAAGAAATTTTTGAATCGGCCGGATGAAATGCTTTATCGTAGTCGAAGTACAGATTTGCTCTACACACAGTGGATGAGTGCCTATATACTTAAATATATTCATTTTAACTATCATGATAAGGTGCTATGTATCGGTTGCCATGGTGGAAAGTGGGTTAGTGATATCGATAGAACGGTGAATATCAAAGGATATATACTCGATCAGTCCGTACGTCAACTCCAGTATGCCATGCATCTTTATCCGCATTTCAACTATGATATTTCTGATGAGCATCTTCCCTTTAAAGAACGTAAGTTTCATAAAGTGATTATCAATCAGCCTTTTGACAGTTTCTATGAACATGAGGCGCTCATTCAAGAACTGCAGCGTGTTACAAAGAAAAAAGGGCGC
This region includes:
- the ytvI gene encoding sporulation integral membrane protein YtvI, whose translation is MFKRLITKRNIAFLAIAVIALLFFYFIVPISIPLIVALILALMIEPFVKLLEQKVRSRKWSVTIVYTSILSFILLFMYLFLTKLIQHIIQFSKDLPDKMNNILDAWTQFEARLAKMIPESVSNALFDETQKFLFNLRDAILNYFNAERITNLVASLPETFISGLVFLVALFLFMLEIPNMHAFIRKHTYDKTYEKAMYIWKRVSSSVFGMLRAAFILSGITWFFTFIGLLFITPKNALVLSFIICLVDLLPILGATGVTIPWALYAYITGDSSLAVKLVLLSVFLLIQRKVLEPKVMGKGVGLSPLPTLIAMFIGLKLMGFVGFFIGPIVLIIILIILESGAFNLNFKV
- a CDS encoding YugN family protein, with protein sequence MVFANSGIESIVADQSLIQHVMNKHGFVLGGHWDYERVTYDLKYELDEGIYYLRIPGYAVEGDVGARDAKLQMMDPYLGKHYYPTGIEYGEDEYFSDKLVDHCKRTINKVFNDIVAIQK
- a CDS encoding CAP-associated domain-containing protein yields the protein MIKLLFILLGSIFLFYLFYSPSSKFDILENPAKDKVSHKQIEKKITHSVKQPALTEGIGQYIGKPIDVMTNKFGYPNRIYSSNFSYRNFVYKLKDAYYIVGVKDNRIKMIYATGKDADVAPYEILSPSGKMFDGSNIVSEPIISTQDGDYQFQLSEADIKTQALVEYEGLFMQVFIDRFTGKIMAVRYLSPDTLVEMQPYAMSYNGKTIEKKLKDEVHRIEEIAINSNEVLTMFELTNTMRELNALEPLDTNEIINHTAQFQVAKLSNEKQQVTSVEDEIGSKLSAEGIDYHHLSQNIAYNFEDVPGVINSWMNSVEHRNNLLNKNINAMGGGISGSYNSLIFLEDLSLKED
- a CDS encoding YlbF family regulator — translated: MLYTEEIFECIESAEHINTMLKHSSAYHEYRDSYIEIAQNKEVQQLKRDFLKIKIQYEEVQRFGRYHPDYTKIMMETRKRKKAYDMHPLVVLFKQKETQLQQLLDEIITIVAHAISNEVKVERGNPFFVDHVCSSGCGCS
- a CDS encoding methyltransferase domain-containing protein yields the protein MKEDKLIQKWIRKKKFLNRPDEMLYRSRSTDLLYTQWMSAYILKYIHFNYHDKVLCIGCHGGKWVSDIDRTVNIKGYILDQSVRQLQYAMHLYPHFNYDISDEHLPFKERKFHKVIINQPFDSFYEHEALIQELQRVTKKKGRIILFQRKGILHPKLNLEPLLQNTILTVTQETAYKNMLIYELKRK